In Amaranthus tricolor cultivar Red isolate AtriRed21 chromosome 3, ASM2621246v1, whole genome shotgun sequence, a single window of DNA contains:
- the LOC130807280 gene encoding (-)-drimenol synthase-like — protein MLRYSTIIIQILKFHSYFLKCICHLHLCPEMSAEISQNKKTRPVAEFHPCHWGDHFLHLTNPHHDEEVHLTKKEEANKLREEVKKELVETKGNLLKQLNFIDALERLGVSYHFEQEIQDALQQIYDSFQSQCANYDLHHISTLFRILRQHGFHVSSDVFNKFKDENGSFKESLSEDVEGLLSFYEASHVGTHNDKILDEALAFTTSHLNDLINNLTSPLYDKVLHALHQPLHKGLPRVESRHYIPIYQMDPTHNKALLNFAILNFNLLQAIHQKELKDLKRWWKGLHLNVSFSRDRPTEAYFWILGHYFEPEFAFARKIYRKIFKATVLLDDTYDAYGTIDELELLTEIFQRPWDKSRADELPEHVKWTYYAMVEACEEAEEDLSKHGRSSFVNYTREQVKKICQAYLQEAKWCHQKYVPTYEEYMKNSIITSPYQHGAVASFLGMGDIASKEVFEWACQDPMPKIIEASAIIHRLMNDMGSHEFEQKRNHVASAMQCLMEKHGMSKEEANEKLRKEIENAWKDINEAMLQPYVIPKPILTRVLNLARCTDVIYKDQIDAYTHFNEAFKGKVASILSSHITM, from the exons atgctACGTTACTCAACAATTATCATTCAAATTCTAAAATTTCACTCTTATTTTTTAAAGTGTATTTGTCATTTACATCTTTGCCCAGAAATGTCGGCTGAAATCTCACAAAACAAGAAAACCCGACCCGTAGCCGAATTTCACCCATGCCATTGGGGCGATCACTTTCTTCATCTCACAAACCCTCATCATGATGAG GAAGTGCATTTGACGAAGAAAGAAGAGGCGAATAAACTAAGAGAGGAAGTGAAGAAGGAGCTTGTAGAAACAAAGGGTAACCTACTTAAGCAGCTCAATTTTATTGACGCTCTTGAACGTCTTGGGGTGTCTTATCACTTTGAGCAGGAAATTCAGGATGCTCTTCAGCAAATTTATGACAGTTTTCAGAGCCAATGTGCCAATTATGATCTTCACCATATTTCCACGCTTTTTCGCATTCTACGGCAGCATGGTTTCCATGTGTCTAGCG ATGTGTTCAACAAGTTCAAAGATGAAAATGGAAGCTTCAAGGAGTCCTTAAGTGAGGATGTTGAAGGGTTACTAAGCTTTTATGAGGCTTCCCATGTTGGAACTCATAATGACAAAATACTTGATGAAGCCCTTGCATTTACAACATCTCATCTCAATGATTTGATTAATAACCTAACCTCTCCACTTTATGATAAAGTTCTTCATGCCCTACACCAACCACTCCACAAGGGTTTGCCAAGAGTGGAGTCTAGGCATTACATTCCAATTTATCAAATGGATCCAACTCATAATAAAGCTTTACTCAATTTTGCaatattaaatttcaatttgcttCAAGCTATACATCAAAAGGAGCTCAAAGATCTAAAAAG GTGGTGGAAAGGACTGCATTTGAACGTATCATTCAGCAGAGACAGACCAACAGAAGCATATTTTTGGATTTTAGGTCACTACTTTGAACCTGAATTTGCTTttgcaagaaaaatatatagaaaGATTTTCAAGGCGACTGTGTTATTGGATGATACATATGACGCATATGGGACAATTGACGAACTTGAGCTCCTCACTGAAATTTTCCAAAG GCCATGGGACAAAAGCAGAGCAGATGAACTGCCAGAACATGTAAAATGGACTTATTATGCAATGGTCGAAGCTTGTGAGGAAGCTGAAGAAGATCTTTCCAAACATGGAAGATCATCTTTTGTCAACTATACAAGAGAACAG GTTAAAAAAATATGCCAAGCATATCTGCAAGAGGCAAAATGGTGCCACCAAAAATATGTTCCCACATACGAGGAGTACATGAAGAATTCCATAATAACCTCTCCCTATCAACATGGCGCAGTAGCCTCCTTTCTTGGCATGGGTGATATTGCAAGCAAGGAAGTGTTTGAATGGGCATGTCAAGATCCTATGCCTAAAATAATAGAAGCTTCAGCTATCATTCATAGACTAATGAACGACATGGGTAGTCACGAG TTTGAACAAAAGCGAAACCATGTGGCCTCGGCAATGCAATGCTTGATGGAAAAGCATGGAATGTCGAAGGAGGAAGCAAATGAGAAGCTAAGAAAGGAAATAGAGAATGCATGGAAAGATATAAATGAAGCGATGCTCCAACCATACGTGATTCCAAAGCCGATACTTACTCGTGTTCTCAACTTGGCTCGTTGTACGGACGTTATTTACAAAGACCAAATTGATGCTTACACTCACTTTAACGAAGCCTTTAAGGGCAAAGTTGCATCCATTCTTTCTTCTCATATTACTATGTAA